One window of Desulfobacterales bacterium genomic DNA carries:
- a CDS encoding flavodoxin family protein — translation MAERKTVLGIVGSPNPKGRTHQLVTAALHGASNAGAPTELIQLSQFVVAACKDCLPYVCKNTKKCKYEDAAFEYLSQKILNCGALILGAPVYWWDTSGLVRYLMLKMFRVFAFSSPSDGLPAFGIAIAGGSGNGLVSGLRPLYHFFQVMKMRVLEPVPATRFNFNEAQLRAGELGVQIAGMAETRRPFNGREELWELYDALPYIGLNRAAERHLLASLAAINTAGELGNEVLSGLAKSDALAAAGQTRAALLETTRVYEAGIKAYDRKHENKPH, via the coding sequence ATGGCGGAGCGGAAGACCGTTTTAGGCATTGTCGGAAGTCCCAATCCGAAGGGGCGGACCCATCAACTGGTTACGGCTGCCTTGCACGGCGCCTCAAATGCTGGCGCACCGACCGAATTGATTCAGTTGTCGCAATTTGTGGTGGCGGCGTGTAAGGATTGCCTTCCCTATGTTTGTAAGAATACGAAAAAATGCAAATATGAGGACGCGGCATTTGAATACCTGAGTCAAAAAATACTGAACTGCGGCGCGTTAATTCTGGGCGCCCCGGTTTACTGGTGGGACACCAGCGGCCTGGTGCGATATTTAATGCTCAAGATGTTCAGAGTGTTTGCCTTCTCGTCGCCCAGTGATGGGTTGCCGGCTTTTGGCATTGCCATTGCGGGCGGTTCGGGAAACGGCCTTGTATCTGGGCTTCGGCCGCTGTATCACTTTTTTCAAGTCATGAAAATGCGGGTGCTCGAACCCGTTCCCGCGACGCGCTTTAATTTTAACGAAGCGCAACTTCGTGCCGGTGAACTTGGCGTTCAGATTGCCGGAATGGCTGAGACGCGCAGGCCCTTTAACGGAAGGGAAGAATTATGGGAGCTGTACGATGCGCTGCCCTATATTGGCCTTAATCGTGCCGCTGAACGACACCTTTTGGCATCTCTTGCCGCCATCAATACAGCAGGAGAATTAGGAAATGAGGTGCTTTCAGGCCTTGCCAAATCGGATGCCTTGGCTGCTGCGGGGCAAACGCGGGCGGCATTGTTGGAAACCACCCGGGTGTATGAAGCCGGCATCAAGGCGTATGACAGAAAACATGAAAATAAACCACATTAA
- a CDS encoding thioesterase family protein produces the protein MIVSSNAPHKTKMIIPFSDVDMSGIVYTARLVDYMLKGWEDYFRCIGIPWQSFVGGPVFRGLPVIDLNTKFLSPGYLGDEIEIETLISKIDRRRIFFKFSLKNLSTGRAMATAGMTTAAIGMDFKSCLIPDFILTAITGK, from the coding sequence ATGATTGTTTCGAGTAACGCCCCGCATAAAACCAAGATGATCATTCCTTTTTCGGATGTGGATATGTCGGGCATTGTGTATACGGCCCGGTTGGTGGACTATATGTTAAAGGGGTGGGAGGATTACTTCAGATGTATTGGCATCCCGTGGCAGAGTTTTGTCGGCGGCCCCGTGTTTAGAGGTCTTCCGGTCATTGATCTCAACACCAAGTTTCTTTCACCCGGGTACTTGGGAGATGAAATTGAAATAGAGACGCTCATCAGTAAAATCGACCGGCGCCGGATTTTTTTTAAATTCTCCTTGAAAAACCTTTCAACCGGTCGGGCGATGGCAACGGCGGGCATGACGACCGCCGCCATCGGCATGGATTTCAAATCATGTCTGATCCCCGATTTTATATTGACGGCCATTACCGGGAAATGA
- a CDS encoding 4Fe-4S binding protein has protein sequence MLANYGYQDASGTFVITIDTEKCNGCGDCVSACPANVFVVIDEDPNDPMRDEPVAIIEKEKKIKLKYECNPCKPTTDRPPLPCVTACKTNAISHSW, from the coding sequence ATGCTTGCAAATTACGGCTATCAAGATGCTTCCGGTACTTTTGTTATTACTATCGATACGGAAAAGTGTAACGGGTGCGGCGATTGTGTATCGGCCTGCCCGGCCAATGTGTTTGTCGTCATCGATGAGGATCCTAATGACCCGATGCGGGATGAGCCCGTTGCGATTATAGAAAAAGAAAAGAAAATAAAGCTCAAATATGAATGCAATCCATGCAAGCCCACAACGGATCGACCGCCCTTGCCCTGCGTCACAGCTTGTAAAACCAATGCAATCTCTCACTCTTGGTAG
- a CDS encoding alpha/beta hydrolase, with protein sequence MPLLKTKGAEIFHQSRGEGEIVLFSHGYMATGEMWCEQLKEPPDGYCFVSWEMRGHGRSSSPSDSALYSEQATLDDMAALLDYYGAGRAILVGHSLGGYMSLAFCIKHPERVRGLVLVSCGPGYRSDKVRADWNRIAERQAKKIEQEGLKVLSHYSDIDVSLHRDAIGLIYAARGMLTQRDDRVINALPDIDVPTLVIVGEHDKHYRNAAGYMATKIRHATHHEIPGAGHMSNTTDPASFNRALHEFLKKCCRRETTGADKAGA encoded by the coding sequence ATGCCACTGCTCAAAACCAAAGGAGCTGAAATTTTTCACCAGTCCCGTGGAGAAGGGGAAATAGTCCTCTTTTCTCACGGTTACATGGCCACGGGTGAGATGTGGTGCGAGCAACTGAAAGAGCCGCCCGACGGCTATTGTTTTGTCAGTTGGGAGATGCGCGGGCATGGCCGCAGCAGTTCCCCGAGTGATTCAGCACTCTACAGCGAACAGGCGACGCTGGATGACATGGCCGCGTTGCTTGATTATTATGGCGCCGGCCGGGCCATTCTGGTTGGACATAGCCTGGGCGGGTATATGTCTCTGGCCTTTTGTATCAAACACCCGGAACGAGTGCGAGGGCTTGTTCTCGTGTCTTGTGGTCCGGGTTATCGCAGTGACAAAGTCAGAGCGGATTGGAACCGTATTGCTGAACGACAAGCAAAAAAAATCGAGCAAGAGGGGCTGAAAGTGCTATCACACTATTCAGATATTGATGTATCGCTTCACCGGGATGCCATTGGCCTGATTTATGCGGCCCGCGGCATGCTGACGCAACGGGACGATAGGGTAATCAATGCGCTCCCCGACATTGACGTGCCCACCCTTGTGATCGTTGGTGAGCACGACAAACATTATCGAAATGCCGCTGGCTACATGGCAACTAAAATAAGGCATGCCACACACCACGAAATTCCAGGCGCAGGTCACATGTCCAACACCACGGACCCGGCGAGCTTCAACCGCGCACTCCACGAATTCCTGAAAAAATGCTGCCGAAGGGAAACCACCGGAGCCGACAAAGCCGGAGCCTGA